A stretch of DNA from Echeneis naucrates chromosome 3, fEcheNa1.1, whole genome shotgun sequence:
CTCTTAAAATTACTGCATTTTCTGTCCGTCAGATCTGCCCAGAGGCTACAGGCTCAGAAAAATGAGTTCTGGTTCTGGCTGTGCAGATGAAAACCTGTAGTGAGAGATAACATgcaagatgattaaaaaaaaaaagtttcagtaaaaaaagtacatttattatttattgttaaaataCAGTCAAGGGATTTTAGAAGATTTATGAGAGTAAATAAAGcaggaaactaaaacaaacatccTGTCTTCAGAACGATCAGAGGCTTTCAGAACACCTCAGAGAATCAATTTAACATGTGGATGAAATAAGACATTTCAGTGATCTGTTTTGTCTTCACAAATCAATCTATGAAAAGTTTTAGTTGTTGTTAAATGCAAATGCTGAGAGCTTTGACGAAGGATccaaagcttttttctttttagtacTGTTTTCAACTGCTTCCACctgtccattttcattttcttcaacttttcctcttttcctcttcttcagatCTGCTGCATCTCCAGTTTGGCCTTTTGCTCTTTCCGTCCACGActgaaccaaaataaaaaggacatgAAATGACACGTTAATTATCGGAAGAGAAAAAGATATTGTTCTCTTGTCTTTATCCAGGCTCAGAACACCTACATGATGACGACTAAATGCACATGCGAACACTCAGGCACACATCTGAAATTGCATCCTGTCATGTATAATCACTATTGACAGGCTACGTCTCTGTGGCCTGCTggttcctctcctcttttttcctctccctctctcacagaCGAGACAAAAGGAAGCACTTCCCTGGACGTAATGGAGCTGGGATGAATCATCAGGCCTGGTGAGTGCAcggccacagacacacatgcacaagtcTAACCAgcagcacacatacactctTCACCTCCAGCACTGCCATTAACCCAATGTGTGCAAGTGTGCTTTCAAGCACACAGGGATGGAAACTAACAAGGCCTCAGGTTAAATGTGCCTCTGCAGGTTTTTTAGTAACCTGTCAATGTGATGGTGAGAAGACAGAACCCAGATCAGGAAAATCCCACATGGAGACTCAGATGTCAAGCAACATTAGTTCTCTGATTTAACTTCCtcagaacacacaaaaataagtCAACAACTGACTAGGAAAACAATTTGTTGCTTATTGTTAAGATTTGTTGTTTCTCCGTTTGTCATAAATCAGACTGCAGCTAATTACGCActaatgattcatttttatcTATTAACCACAGAATAATATGAAAACAGTAGATAATTGGTATTAATAAAGCCTAAGcctaataaattaataaaacacaaatacatctCAGTGAACCTGTTGCTGATTATTGATTTTCTATTGACTGAAAACGTGCTgaattcttttctttctttcttctatttttttttttttttttttttgtttgagctgAAAATCCAAAACTTGAAGCAAACAAATCTTTGTAGTTTGTTACTGCTGGGCTATGGagcaatgttttcatttatggaTCCTGGTTTTGTCCAAGTCCAGCGTCCAGTTGAATTGAATTAATGTTTTACTTTGAGGGTGTGAAACTACTGTATGATATAAGCTGTTGGACAAGAATGTCAAAGTCCAGGCTGGTTTTAGACCAAGTCAAAAACACAGTTCCAGGATGTTTCCAGGTTTGGCCCAATGATGGGTGCCTGAAGTTCACCAGCAGTCATGGCTAAcattaaaaaatgacaaaattcaATTAAACCCATCATTAGCTTGCTGACTCTATCCATCTCTCACAACAGGTGTCACCATGAAACCCTTCTTCCTGTAtcctttgttttaaattaaaagtccACCACATAGTTGCAGAGTGGTGAATTTGTTACATTGATAAGTTTGCTGAAGCCTTCAATGATTCACAAGTGAAGAAACAACTCAAAGGTGAATCtctttaaaatgactgaaaccTGTCTCATAATGACCCCCTCAGCCTCTCTGGATTATCATAAGATCAATGCTTTGTGCCATCACTGCTGTAACAGGCACGACAGGGTTCCCAGGCAACAGACCCCTCCCTCACATCCACTTcctcttgttttgtctttcgAGTGTCATCTAGCTTTCTGCTGAGAGTCTTGATGTATTCGGGGTCAGGACCAGGCTACCACACAAACCCAGCCTCTGGTAGCTCTTGGGtaggtgaatgaatgaagtcacAACTCTTTTATTCACCCATCGATCGGCCACAGCTGACATCAGATGAGGGGCTGTGGCATTTGAGGTTGTTATATCGAGTGAAACACAAACGTTATGGGACACAACTGGACTCTGTGGGGTTGATGTCTGGGTGCTGCAGTACCTTGACAAGTAGCTCcgacataaaaaataaataaataaatagcactTCACTGTAAATGTTACTAAAGTAATCTCTCCCTTTTCAGTGTTGATTTAAGCAGCACACCAGATGTCCaccacatttatttctgttgaattTCAATCAGAGTGCAACAACTGCTACATCTGTGTCACACGGCGAGGACGGGGTTAATGATGATCGCTGCTGACTCAGAGTCTAATTCATGGGTCTCACTGGTCAATTTGCTTTTCAAGGGGCGAATGAGATCGAGGAGAGATAAGCTGAAAAGCTCAGCTACTGTGGAAAAAATAAGAACATCCCTCAGCAGCCTAAAAACTCACCACATCACGAAAATTAATGACTGACTGGGGTCAGCAGAGGGTAGATAAAAATCTACCTGATTctccttttaaaaacagacaagatgTACATGTGTAGTGGAtaatgtaaccctaaccctagagcCAGTATAAACACTAGCTTTAAATAAAGATTCACCTGTTGCACAACTGTCAAAAACTGCTCTTCTCAGTCCCTGAATGAACTATGAACGAACTAACAGTCTCTTAGTATCAACCACACCCTGCTGGCTCGATCTTGAACTCGTCAGTGTATCATACCAGTCGCTCCTCTGCCGACAGAGTCCTGAAGCGCCCCATTGCCTCTTTGATGACATCTGTCTCTTCCAGGTCGGGCTGGTCAGCGAGGATGCTCTTTCTGTTCTCCTCCAGCCACAGTTGGAAACCGGTCTTTGCCCTGAGCAGGCACAGTCAACAACACAACCAGGAGTCAGCAAACGTTTCTTTCATTAAGTAAACTTGGATGAATTTTCACTTCTAATAAAGCGGTCTCAGACGGCCAGGTATTTCCGAATTTACCTCTTATTTTCTGTGTCATCAGTGTGTGAGGGTGCAGGTGGATCGTCTGCTTGTTTCTGATCATCTGCCTCCTCTGTTCTTTCCTGAGTCTTccttttggctgtttttgtggCAGATGTCTGTAGCAGAGTGGACTGAGACTGGAGAGGAAAGGAATATACCTCCATGACTGATTACCTCTAGTTTAATGTGGATAGGAGATCTTGGTGGTGCGTTGTATAGGCGATCGATTTGAGCAAGGAGAGGTTTAGTGATATTGATACCTTTCCTTTAGGCCTGGGGGCCAGTGGCTTGAGGacaggacttttattttgtttccctGCAGATCCACTGAGGGCATTCAGCTTCTTGCTGGATGTCATGTTGTCCAGGATGTTTGTCACTCGGGGACCGGATAAAGACGACGGCTTCTCAGATACCTGAAAATATTCAATCAAAGCCGTTAACACTGTCCCAGTTTTAACAGTCCATGTTAGGAAGCAGGTCGCAACATTTGGATCCCTCACCTTGAAAGGATTTGCCCGGCCCACTTTACCAACTGGAAAACAAGAGAAATCAGATTATAACAACATCCTTCCCCCTCCAACTTACATTATTACACAGGAACAGGcttgttttctaaaaatattccaaatgtAGGATATGAGGCCCAACTTTAAGACACTGGCCATACAGCTGCTTTTTCTGAAGcctaatttaaaaacaaaaatgtaaaatcagaaCAAGTAACAATCAACCCTGCTACAGCTGCTCTAAGTGCAGTGGTGTGAAATGAAAACCCAAACACTGTGTTTACTTAGATCCCTCTAACGTGAGACCACCAGTGGCCCACTAAACCCAGGATCATGTGagatttctgaaatgtttcaacaCATTTAATCGCTTGACGCTGAGTGTCATGAATTCGCCTCAAATAGCTTCCATTCAGAATGCAGCCAATATAGCttataaataaagtaaataaagtcaGGCACCAAGGGGTTAAACATTTATCCTTTTGTACATGTGGCTGTAAGAGCTTACTCACTAGGTGTCAGAGACAGCTTCACAGGGGAGCCTGCTTCTTTAGCAAACGGATTCACACCTGTGGCACGATTGACATGAGACACATGAGAAACAATCAGTCAGTGAAGAGACAAACACGCTGAGACAGCTTCTCCAGGATGCTGCAACAGCCCACCTGTTTGAGGCACTTTGTGTAAATttcacagataaataaaaactactCATGGCATTATTTTCAAACATCTTCACAtgagctgggaaaaaaaaaaaaaaaagtagaactGACGCTTTCTGGTTTCTGTTGgctcctccatctccatctcctgtTCGTTGTCTTCCTCACATAGCTCCTCTccttgctcctcttcctcctcctgattgTGTCTGTTGCCATAGCATCCTCCTGCGACCTCACTCTGCCCATAACTGTACAAATGAGAAGCTTGTGAATCACACAGCTGTGCTTCGCATTGCTCATCTGAAGATTGTccagaaaatgaataaaaatattagcAGCTATGTAATTAAAGTAAAGACTCTCCAATTAGATATCTGTCTTTAATTTCAAGACACAttaaggattttctgtttttccatataaagctgttgatttttaaaaaggtttccaaatctaaaaatattcagaatcagcacaacctcagctaattaCCTATGTGACTCAGTAAAGACACACTTGTTCACTGTATTACGGGATAGTAGCTAAAAACACATAAGACAGTGAGTGTTTCCCTAgtcaacagattaaaaaaaggctGTAAAACATATTGACCAAGGAAAATTTCAGCACATATAGTTCTGTacacatttgtgttgttgtcaggCAGATTTTaaatttctatctttatcttATTAGGAGTTTTGCTCTTTCTtttgagcagaaataaaataaaaaaaaatattcaaagccTCAAATGCTGTAAATACCTGTCTTTAACCAGTCACTACAATAGATTCAGACCAATTTCAGCTTGCTGAGATGAGAATTAAACACAGGATTGATCCCTTTTACCTTGGCTATTCAAGCACCTGACAGCTAGGCTTCTGAATGAGACAGTCTGTTGGCTGTAACATCACCTACCAGAACCAATAGGAGTGTCCAATTTGAGAGACAGTACTAGGCATCACTAGAGGAAGATGAGAATTGATCAATTCTCTAGaactgacttaaaaaaaaaattattgtctAAAAAACAGCATATCCTAACTCGAACCCTCACAGAGGAATAATGCTCTAAACATGACAAGATTCTTGAAGCAAACACATTCCGTGTGCCTCAGAAGGTTAATCATACAGATTAAAGTTTACTGATACCTGGAGCTTTTCTTGATGCTAGAGTATTCTggctcctcttcctgctcctcctgtccTTCCCCTTGGATCTCACCGGCCTTCTCCAGGGCGATCTCGCTGAGCCTCTGGGCCAGGGCCATGCGTCTGGATCGGGACGCGTATCGAATGGCCAGAGTCACCACATTCTGAGTCATCAGCTCAGCCAGCTCCACGGAGCGAAACTCCCTTTCCAATTTACAGGACAACTGGAGGAAAACATCAGTGTCAGGAGACAAGGGGGCACACATCTGGATCAACTGTGGCCTAAGGAGTTGGAGTCACTGCTCACTGCAAACATCTTCATCAGCAGCTCCTGTTGCTCCTTCTGGGATTTGTTCTGTTCATCCTCGTCGATCTCGTAGCCGCTGGATGACAGGAAGCTGTAGTAGTTGTGGAAGAGGACTGATCGCCAGAACTGCTCCTGGTGGACAACAGCATTGTTGCTTTCTTTAATATTTATACAGATGATTCGTTGGTGCAGTTAAATGAACATGCAAGAGGATGTATGCCGATGATTTAGTGAGTTTCTGTCCATGTAAAGCTGCTCTTTAACAGTTATTGAAGGTATGCGCACAATACGgtttagatttttatatttacttatttgtCAAACACTTTTAACCAAAGGTGTGCAAATGGGTAAAATGTCAGTGCAGTAGAGGCCTTGGTGCAAGAATTCTAAAAATACTGAATGAGATCAGGAGACCTTTTCTGAAAGCACAACAAAAGTGCCAGTTACACATGTTAGGAGTCTCCCTGAAGGAAGTGGAGTGCAATGGACAGCCAGTGTAGATAGTTGAGTAGTAGAGTAGAATGAAAGACCAGAAGGACTTCTGCATTCTGGACCATGTCAATGCcattaaatgtaatgaaaacaatagTTATATTGTTATCATCagaagatggaaaaataaacaattggtATTTCCCCAGGTTTGTCTCTCTAAGAATGTACTTTAAATATTTGGGGCATTAAAGGGTCTTGATAGCccttcaaaatatatataatatatataaatataaatataaataagcaCAGCAGCTCTTTCCAGCATCAGTACTTAGTTTCCATTTCAGGTTAAGTTTAGAAAACCCTGGTTGCTCAGTTGAACCACCTTCAGAGCCTTTGGTGCATTTACCTCCATCTGTCCTTTTTCTGTGCCGGTCTGACACAGTGGTAGCCTGAAGGGCAGGATGGTCACTGCAGGTCTGGGCAGGGTTGGGGGGTATCTGGAGCCTTTACATGGGATACACCTGACAAAACGAAAATAGCCAAGACACCAGATTACATCAGGATCAGGGTGAATGACTTCATTGGTACTCATCTCTTGTTCGAATCAAAAGCATGTGTCATGTTTTATGCCTTTGCTTTTACATCTAAGGTCACTAGTTTCAATTTATTCAGCTGCCAATGTGAAAAGCCAACTAATTATACAACACCCCTTTCCAACTGAGGCATTCAGGAGCATGTAGGGAATTTTCTGCCATCcaaaaatcagaaaaaagatTCTCAAATACTGAAAAGTTGCAGCCTTTTCCCagctaaaacatgaactgtataTGAAAGTAGGTGTAGACTAGGTAAAataagtctatgggaaaatgtccctacttcttTCTAGATTTATTAgcacagtaaatattttcctaattagtttatggtctcagtctctactTTCAAGTCATCTTTGATAaaacatgataatttttttcaatgatggTTCCATTTACAGGAAAATAGACCACAATGCAGGGGATCTATTAAGGGATTCCGGTACTGTGTGAATGGCGGACTAGACAACATAATTAGGACAGACGCTAACATAATTAGGTGAGACGCTGCCCTCCCTCCTCAGTGCAACCTTCAAATTACAAAACGaagaaaaatctaatgaaaGCAAAACATGGAAAAAGCCCACATGCATTCTTAAACATTGTTGGGAGGCTGATATTGTACTTAAAAACATAATAAGCTTTatagaaaagcatttattgttCTTAAAAATCACAGTGTGACGACTGCGGGAGTCAATTATTAAGCATTAAGTGCATTGATTCCCCACCTCCGCCTATTGTGTTCATCACTTCACCACCACACATCTGAGACTCACCGGAGCTGCTGCGGGTTCTCGTGCACTCCGACCACCCAATAGTGATCTGATTTGCTCTTGCAGGTCTCTCTGGTGTTGCACACTGGTGTCCACATGTTTCCCAGGGAGCGGTTCAGCATCCGTACAACCCCGTCTGAATCCAAATAGCAAGGAGTACCtgaaaaaaaaccacaacaaagcCCAGCCTGTTGTCTTAAAAATTCTATATGGGAGTCTTCTGTTAAAGTGTTTAATGTGTATAGATAAGGCCTTAACTCACCCTCAGCTGTGAATCCGAGCCAGGAGAGGTATGACCTGTGAGAGAGTGGGAGCGCCTCTCCACTGatgattttcctcttttttcgacccaactgcagcagctggacaCCCAGAGCCTGCTCACCATCAAAACCTGTGGCTGTGGTGTAAAGTCAGACACATGCAGCAACATAGTGAGTGACGGTGCAATATGAGCGACAGAGCCTACATTTTATTGGAGGAGGGGTTCACGTAAAGTCATAATATGGGCTTTTTTTCAGCTGACATATGCACTTATTGTGTCTgttctaaaaaataaaacaaatatttataaGTGCGCCAGTGTTTGGATTTGATACAAGTGTGGTAGAAGTGAGTGAGAACACGTGTCCTCTGGAAGTCTTAGGTTTAGACATTTAGCAATTCAGAGTTTTATTTGGTGACAGCAGATGGATATCAGAAAGTTGGATATCTTAGAAAATTTCAATGTAATGACTATGGCTGTCTCATcacagtgtgtgtatttcaaaCCTCGATGATAGACaataagcagctgctctccGTGTCCGGTCATGCAGACCACAGGTCCTGGCAGGCTAAAAATTTCTCTCTGAAGGCCTCCAATGGAAAACAGTCGAATCATCAGCGTGCTGGTGGCGACTGCCGCCCAGCCCTGACCCAGACAGAGCGCCTTCGCATCTTCACCTTTTGGCAGGTCCACCATCCACTCCTTATTCGTGTCCCACGATGAAAAGTGGAGGCACTGCAGTTTACTTTTGGGACAGAAAAGAGTGAGTTCAGAGACTTGCAACAGTTCATAAAGAAATAGACGAACAGCACAAGAGGAGCTTTACCTGGCAAGCTCATCTGTGCTAGGACAGGCCAGCAGCACGGCCTCTTGGGAGAGATCAGCAATGTTGTGGCTGAGTGAGTTGGTGAGGTGCATGGCGTGGTGCACGGCTGTGTCATGAAACTCCACATCAATGGCATTGTCTTGCTCATCGTTGTAACCTCGTACTATTCCCACTGAGTTCCACATCTGTAGCATAAGTTGGCTGTTACTATAGAGACCAGACTTCAAACTTATGCCTGAAAGTTTTAGAGCTCATTCAGCAAAATGTAAGGATAAGAAATTTGTTTGGATGAGGATGGATTTTGTAACATCCGTCAGACTCCTACCATGAAGCGGTGTGTGAGGTGGGCAGGGGTGGAGCCTGACTGAAAGGCCTTCTGCGGAGGTGTTGGTAGGGGCCCTTCATAGGCAGGACGCAGGGGCACCAGAGGGGCCAATCCAGGTGCTACAATGCTGCCCCTGACATCATCCTCCACAAATTGGTCCTGGCCGAGCTTCAGGGATCCTGTGTCTGAACAAAGAAAGTCCACTTATTGAATCCTCTGTGTCCAACCCACACAATCAGACTGTAACATGGTTCGACTAGCACCTTAACAACACCTCCTCTTCTCATCCTTCACCTCAACACAAAGTCCATCAGTCACTCACCCACTGAATTCTCATCATCCAGGATTGCCCCTCTGTTCCTCACCCGCCCAGTTGCAGGCATGAGGAaatcatcatcgtcgtcatcatccCCAACAACATGTTTCTTCACCGGTGAGTTGGTGTTGCTCAGCCCTTCATCCATGTctctatcatcatcatcatcgtcgtcaaACAAGCCATCATAATCTTTTGCAGTATTTGGTGCCGGTGCCTGATGAAagtccagaaaaaaaattaatattacAAGTTTTATCTACAGTCTGCATGTTCTGACATAGTGCATGCTGGAAAATCCTTGTCAGCTATTTGTCTCCTTACAATTTACAGATGATTCCATATACTTTTGCAGAATATCTACACCACGCAGACAGACTACGGGTAGTTGCTACAATATAAGGACCCCCAATGCCTCACACACAGTTGTTTGTTTCAGCACACATCAGGAGCTGAGTGCTATTAGTAGTGTGAGTTTATTCCTGGCATTACAAAAGTGTCTATATGAGGGGCCATCAAGGGGCCTCTCTTAGCCATATAGAGCACAAGCACTTGCCTGGTGTGACTCTCTGGTTACCTTGGTGGCATTGGTGTCAGAGGTGGAAGTGCTGAGTTTGTCAAGCAGGCCGAGGCAGCCCTCCGTGTCCGTGTAGGCGATCTGACCTCCTGACGGGTGCCAGGCCAAACCACACACAGTGAAGCCTTTTTCAtgcttctgtctgcagcagagcagagaaaacttCAACCGCAGGTTATAACAACAGACCAGTGATGTGCTGATcacttttttattgttttaaatatcaCTGTATACCATCTTTAATGTCATTATGATGTGTTGTCTGAAAGGTCACACTCGCACATTGAGCAAACAGGGTTTCACACAGATCACCCTTACTCACCTTTCCACACACAACTTGCTGTTTACGTCCCACACTGTCAGTGAACCTCCAACGCTGCCAGATGCAAGGAACCGCCCACAAGGAGACCAGGCCACCACATTGATGGGCTTCAGAGAAAACAgggtggaaaaacaaatttaaaaagtgcATCAGAGACAAAGCCAAACCTTTATTTCTGCTGACTCGATAAAAGGTCCGGGCATTAGGGcatcttcttgttttttttgtttttttttttggggggggggtttacaaaatgtatttattacattttcccACTTATGACTGGATCTCACCTGTGTGAGCAGGTCGTCAGACAAGGTGCCCACATGATCCCAGCTTCCTCGCTCATACAGTTGCACCTTTGTGTCGACAGGAACTGCTAAAAACtgagaacacacagacaaatcaTTTGTCATTCCTCTATAATTCTTCTGTCTCTTAGCTCACAAgtttttggggcttttttgttggggggggggggcgggttgTTTCTGACCTTTCCAGCCCCGGGTTGCCAGGCTAGACGACACAGAGACTTTGCGTTGCTGACATCATTAGTCTTCTGCAGCAGAGGCCAACTGATCACCTGAGTCTGGGGGAGAAAGAGCAGATTAGGACGGAACAGATGGCATGTAAATGCATCTGGTTGCTGAACATAAGGTGATGATACTTCAACGAACCTGGTCTTCAATATTCCACACCACAACAGAGCCGTCACAGCTTGAGGAtgcctgacagaaaaaaagtttgttgtgttggtgAAATCAAGGTTTATGTCCAAAGCGTGATGCATTTGTAACTGCCCCTTTAAAAACAGAGCTTGACGAATCGATCGTCATTTAAGTCTTTGAGGGGAAGAATTGTGCTGTAGTGACAAACAGCTGTAATGTTGGAGGCCTGATAACAGCGTGGTCTTTAGACCGACATTGACTCATATTTCAATCAGCTGATTTCATTCCTTCATCAGGTCTCAGAAGCTGAAAACTGATTCTGGACTTTTCTGGCCAGAAATGAGTCTTCAGCTGTAATGAGAAGAAAAATAGGAACATCTTACTGATTCGTGCAACAGCATCTGTTGATCTGAGCATTTGAGCCACAGAAACAGTGCAATTGTAAATTCATCTGATTTCCTCAATTAATCAATTTGTTGTTTGGGCTTTAAAGTGTGAGGAACAAAAATGTTGATTCAACTTCATGAGGAGCACCGCTGTGATGTTGTTCAACTACATTGAATTTATAGAAAATAGTGATACTTTAATTTAGACCTCACTGACAGATGGACATAGAAACAAATTTCACTTTCATGAAACTCAGTTTAAaagtaacacaaacagcagcctctACCATTGGAGAGGATTTTTACCCACCAGGTAGTCATCTATGGGGTCAAAGGTGACACTGAGGACAGGTGCCTCATGACCTCTGAGCGTTTTTTGTTGGCTGCTGTCCGACACCTCCACCACCTTAACCATGAAgtcactgagagagagagagaagctgaaaGTAAATAATGGAGGCAGACAGTGTTCACACATGGATGACTGGTGGCtgcagctggggggggggggaaggatTTTTCAACATGAACCCACACGAGTAAAAATTGTCAATCAATGAAGGGAGGGAaaagcaggggaaaaaaatacaacctGATTTCCACCAACGTCTGCCAGAGAATGCAAATGCAAAATCTGTCCTGACAGCCACAGATGGTTCACTTTTGACAATCAATATCACAACTAAAATGACAAGt
This window harbors:
- the wdhd1 gene encoding WD repeat and HMG-box DNA-binding protein 1 isoform X2; this encodes MPCERKPMRYGHSEGHTEVCFDDPGRFIVTCGNDGDVRIWEGLDDDDPKFITVGEKAYSLALKKNKLVTASSNNTVQIHTFPDGDPDGILTRFTTNATHVAFNSNGTRVAAGSSDFMVKVVEVSDSSQQKTLRGHEAPVLSVTFDPIDDYLASSSCDGSVVVWNIEDQTQVISWPLLQKTNDVSNAKSLCRLAWQPGAGKFLAVPVDTKVQLYERGSWDHVGTLSDDLLTQPINVVAWSPCGRFLASGSVGGSLTVWDVNSKLCVERQKHEKGFTVCGLAWHPSGGQIAYTDTEGCLGLLDKLSTSTSDTNATKAPAPNTAKDYDGLFDDDDDDDRDMDEGLSNTNSPVKKHVVGDDDDDDDFLMPATGRVRNRGAILDDENSVDTGSLKLGQDQFVEDDVRGSIVAPGLAPLVPLRPAYEGPLPTPPQKAFQSGSTPAHLTHRFMMWNSVGIVRGYNDEQDNAIDVEFHDTAVHHAMHLTNSLSHNIADLSQEAVLLACPSTDELASKLQCLHFSSWDTNKEWMVDLPKGEDAKALCLGQGWAAVATSTLMIRLFSIGGLQREIFSLPGPVVCMTGHGEQLLIVYHRATGFDGEQALGVQLLQLGRKKRKIISGEALPLSHRSYLSWLGFTAEGTPCYLDSDGVVRMLNRSLGNMWTPVCNTRETCKSKSDHYWVVGVHENPQQLRCIPCKGSRYPPTLPRPAVTILPFRLPLCQTGTEKGQMEEQFWRSVLFHNYYSFLSSSGYEIDEDEQNKSQKEQQELLMKMFALSCKLEREFRSVELAELMTQNVVTLAIRYASRSRRMALAQRLSEIALEKAGEIQGEGQEEQEEEPEYSSIKKSSSYGQSEVAGGCYGNRHNQEEEEEQGEELCEEDNEQEMEMEEPTETRKRVNPFAKEAGSPVKLSLTPIGKVGRANPFKVSEKPSSLSGPRVTNILDNMTSSKKLNALSGSAGKQNKSPVLKPLAPRPKGKSQSTLLQTSATKTAKRKTQERTEEADDQKQADDPPAPSHTDDTENKRAKTGFQLWLEENRKSILADQPDLEETDVIKEAMGRFRTLSAEERLSWTERAKGQTGDAADLKKRKRGKVEENENGQVFICTARTRTHFSEPVASGQI
- the wdhd1 gene encoding WD repeat and HMG-box DNA-binding protein 1 isoform X1 — its product is MPCERKPMRYGHSEGHTEVCFDDPGRFIVTCGNDGDVRIWEGLDDDDPKFITVGEKAYSLALKKNKLVTASSNNTVQIHTFPDGDPDGILTRFTTNATHVAFNSNGTRVAAGSSDFMVKVVEVSDSSQQKTLRGHEAPVLSVTFDPIDDYLASSSCDGSVVVWNIEDQTQVISWPLLQKTNDVSNAKSLCRLAWQPGAGKFLAVPVDTKVQLYERGSWDHVGTLSDDLLTQPINVVAWSPCGRFLASGSVGGSLTVWDVNSKLCVERQKHEKGFTVCGLAWHPSGGQIAYTDTEGCLGLLDKLSTSTSDTNATKAPAPNTAKDYDGLFDDDDDDDRDMDEGLSNTNSPVKKHVVGDDDDDDDFLMPATGRVRNRGAILDDENSVDTGSLKLGQDQFVEDDVRGSIVAPGLAPLVPLRPAYEGPLPTPPQKAFQSGSTPAHLTHRFMMWNSVGIVRGYNDEQDNAIDVEFHDTAVHHAMHLTNSLSHNIADLSQEAVLLACPSTDELASKLQCLHFSSWDTNKEWMVDLPKGEDAKALCLGQGWAAVATSTLMIRLFSIGGLQREIFSLPGPVVCMTGHGEQLLIVYHRATGFDGEQALGVQLLQLGRKKRKIISGEALPLSHRSYLSWLGFTAEGTPCYLDSDGVVRMLNRSLGNMWTPVCNTRETCKSKSDHYWVVGVHENPQQLRCIPCKGSRYPPTLPRPAVTILPFRLPLCQTGTEKGQMEEQFWRSVLFHNYYSFLSSSGYEIDEDEQNKSQKEQQELLMKMFALSCKLEREFRSVELAELMTQNVVTLAIRYASRSRRMALAQRLSEIALEKAGEIQGEGQEEQEEEPEYSSIKKSSSYGQSEVAGGCYGNRHNQEEEEEQGEELCEEDNEQEMEMEEPTETRKRVNPFAKEAGSPVKLSLTPIGKVGRANPFKVSEKPSSLSGPRVTNILDNMTSSKKLNALSGSAGKQNKSPVLKPLAPRPKGKSQSTLLQTSATKTAKRKTQERTEEADDQKQADDPPAPSHTDDTENKRAKTGFQLWLEENRKSILADQPDLEETDVIKEAMGRFRTLSAEERLSWTERAKGQTGDAADLKKRKRGKVEENENGQVEAVENSTKKKKALDPSSKLSAFAFNNN